GAGATCAACTGAGCCAAGGACGAATTATGTTCAAACCTGATTTTGAAAAAGGCGGAGGTCTCATCCCCGCCATCGCGCAGGACGCCGCCACCGGCGAAGTGCTCATGCTGGCCTACATGAACGAGCTGGCCTGGGAAAAAACCTTGGAGACCGGCGAGGTCCACTACTACAGCCGCAGCAGGAACAAGCTCTGGCACAAGGGAGGCACCTCCGGGCACGTGCAGAAGGTGAAGTCCATCCGCCTGGACTGCGACCGCGACGCCGTGGTCGTGCTCATCGAGCAGGTCGGCGGGGCCGCCTGCCACGAAGGCTATCGCTCCTGCTTCTTCAGGGAAGTTGGTGAAAACGGCCAGGCAGTGGAATGCTCGCCCAAGGTTTTCGACCCCGAAAAGGTCTACGGCCCGGGCGCTTGATGGCCATCAGTTCCCACGCCCCCCGTCTGGCCACCGCCGCCGTGGGCCTACCGGTCCTGGCTGTCTGCATCTGGCTTGGCGGGGGCTACATTTTTGCGCTTACTCTGGCTGTTGCCTTGATCGGACTCTGGGAATTCCAGGGGTTCTTTCCGGGCAGCGGCCCCTGCATTCGCGCACTGGGCCTCGGTCTGGGCGCGGCCATGGTCTGGCTTGGCTACCGCCACGGAACCGCCGCCGCGCTGGCAGTGGTCCTGGCCGCCTTCTGGCTCGAAGAACTAGCCCGCCTTTTCCATAAACAGGATACTTCGCCCCGGTGGCTGCTGGCTGTTTCACTTCTCTACATTCCCGGAAGCCTTCAGTTTCTGACCCTTTTTGGTCCAGGCGAGACCGCGCTGGTTTTGGCCTCGGTCATGGCCACGGACACAGGGGCCTACTACGCGGGTCACCTCATCGGCGGCCCCAAGATATGGCCTTCGGTCTCTCCCAAGAAAACCTGGGCCGGAAGCGTTGGCGGACTGGCTGCTGCAGTAGCCGTCTGCCTTGTGGCCGCAACCTTCTGGGGCAAGGCGTCCCTTGTCGCCTTCATGGCGCTGGGGGTCTGCCTTTCCGTGGCATCCCAAATGGGGGATTTCATGGAGTCCTCTCTCAAGCGGGCCGCCGGCATCAAGGACTCCGGCAATCTGCTGCCCGGCCACGGCGGCATTCTGGACCGCATCGACGGAGTCATCCCGGCGGTCCTGGTCTATGCCCTGGCCAGAAGCCTGGTAAACTTTTTATGATCGATTACATTTCGACTCTGCCCAAGGCCAGCGACCTCCCCTCGTTTCCCAGGCGCATCTGCGTGCTGGGATCCACCGGTTCCATCGGCGATTCCGCTCTGGCAGTGGCGGCCGATCATCCCGGCCAGTTCGAGGTCACGGCCCTGGCCGGGGCGCGCAACGTGGACCGCCTGGCGGAACAGGCCGCGCGCTTCAGGCCCCGCTATTTGGCCGTGCTGGACGAGGCCGGGGCGGCCAGGCTCAAAGAGATCCTCCCTGCCGGATACCGCCCCGAGATACTCTGGGGCCCAGGCGCTTACGTCACCCTGGCCGCTCTGCCAGAGGTGCAGGTGGTGCTTTCGGCCATCGTGGGCGCGGCGGGCCTGCCCCCGACGCTGGCAGCGGCCCAATCCGGCAAGGTGCTGGCCCTGGCCAACAAGGAATCACTGGTATTGGCCGGCCACCTGATCCGGCGAGCCTGCCGCGAGTCCGGGGCCGTGGTCCTGCCCGTGGACTCCGAGCACAACGCCCTCTTTCAATCCTTGGCCGGGCATTCTGGCGACGATGTGGACCACCTCATCCTAACTGCTTCTGGCGGCCCCTTCCGCTCCTGGCCCAGCGTTGACCTGCCCCGCGCCACCGCCGCCCAGGCTCTGAAGCACCCCAACTGGTCCATGGGCGCCAAAATAAGCATCGATTCGGCTACGTTAATGAACAAAGGGCTCGAGGTCATCGAGGCCTGCTGGCTGTATGGATTGCCCCAGGAGAGGGTGAAAGTCCTGGTGCATCCCCAGTCCATAGTGCACTCTCTGGCCGCCTACCGGGACGGCTCTCTGCTGGCCCAGATGGGCCAGCCGGACATGCGCATAGCCATCGCCTACTGCCTGTGCTACCCGAGCAGGCTGCCGCTCAAGATCGCTCCCCTGGATCTTTCGGCCCTGGGTTCGCTCACTTTCCAGGAACCCCGCACGGACGATTTTCCCTGCCTGGAACTGGCACGCCGCGCCGTGGCCGAAAGCCCGGCCCACTGCGTGGCCTTAAACGCCGCCAACGAGGTGGCCGTGGAGTGGTTCCTCAAGGACCGCATCGGTTTTTGCGACATCCCCCGGGCAGTGGCCTGGGCCCTGGACAGACAACAGGGACTGGACGATCCGGATTTTATGACCATAATGGAGGTTGACTCCGCCACGCGCCGTGCCGTGGCGAAATACCTCATGGAAGGCACATGATAGACTTTCTGGGCAAAGCCCTCTCCTTCGTCGTTGTCATTGGCGTGCTCATCTTCATCCACGAACTGGGCCACTTCCTGGTGGCCAGATTTTTCGGCATGGGAGTGCGCACCTTTTCCTTGGGTTTCGGCCCCAAACTTTTCGGTTTCACCTCCGGCCAGACCGAGTACCGCGTTTCCGCCGTCCCCCTTGGCGGATACGTGCAGCTGGTAGCTCAGGACTCCGAGGACGACGAGACCACGTCCGGGTTCCCGCCGCATACATGGTTCATCCGCCGCCCGTCCTGGCAGCGCATGCTGGTGGTGGCGGCCGGGCCGCTTTTCAACCTTGCGCTTGCCTGGGTGCTTTACGCCTCCATGTTCTACACCCACGGGCGCTTCGAGACCCCCGCGGCCATCGGCCAAGTGAACGAGAACAGCGCTGCCGCTCGCGCCGGGCTTATGGCCGGTGACGCCGTCACCGCCATCGATGGCCAGCCCATCCAGTATTTCCGTGAGCTCCAGGCCCGGGTCGAAGCCAGCAAGGGCACTCCCTTGTCTCTTTCCCTTCGCCGAGGAGCCGAAACCCTTACCCTGACCATCACTCCCGACCTCGTCGGGCAGAAGAACATCTTTGGCGAGGACATCAAGAAGCCCATCTTGGGCATCCGCTCCACCCAGGAGTCCGTCAACATTCCGCTGGGCCCGCTCCAGGCCATCCGGGAAGGCCTGGCCCAGACCTGGGAGGTCACCTCGCTTACTGGCCAGGTTTTCTGGAAACTGGTGATGGGCGTGGTGCCCATGTCCTCCATCGGCGGGCCCATCATGATCGCCGAGCTGGTGGGCAAACAGTCCGAACAGGGACTGGCGCACCTGGCCACGCTCACGGCCATGATCAGCGTGAACCTGGCCATCTTGAACCTCCTGCCCATTCCCGTGCTCGACGGCGGGCATATTCTCTTCTTCGCCCTGGAAACGGTGTTTCGCCGCCCTGTGTCCGAGAAAATCCGCGCCGCAACCACCAAGGTGGGCTTCGCCATGCTCATGGCGCTTATGGTCATGGCCACGGCCAACGACATCATCCGGATAGTGACTGGCGGCGGACCGAAGTGATCCTTGTCGTCAACACCGCCGAGGAAGCCCTGCAGCTGGTGCTGGCGCACGATGGAAGGATTCTGGAGAGCTTCGAGGAACACTGCCCCGGACGAATGAACGAGGTGATGGCCCCGGCCGTGGCGGGCATGCTTGAGCGTCACGGCGGCGGGCTTGCAAGAGTGGCCTGCGTGCGCGGTCCAGGCAGCTTCACCGGGCTCAGGCTGGGATTGGCCTTTGCCACAGGCCTTTGCCTGGCCAAACAGCTGCCAATGGCCGGGCTCGACTATCTGCCGCTCCTGGCAGCCACAGCTTTCGCCTTTTCAGAGACCGGAGAATCCGGCAATTCCGACGAGGTCCACGTTGTCACCCATTCGCGCACAGCCAGGGTGTATCACCAGGGGTTCGTGCGCGGTGGCGGAGGACTTGAAACCACCTGTGCCCCGCTTGGCCCGCCTCGTGATTTTGCCGTCCAGGATGCATGCGACGTGATCTTATCCCGGGCTCGTTCGACTCGGGTGACCGTGCTCGGCACAGGGCTTCGCCGCAACTCCGAGGCATTTACCGAACTAGCCAACGTCACCTCGCTTCCTACCGAAAACCCCGCCCCTGAAATTCTGTTGAACGCAGCCCTCGCCACCTCGTACGACGGCCCGCCTGTGGACGCCTTGTACCTTCGCGGTTCCGACGCCGAGGAGAATCTGGCCGTCATCGCCGCCAAACGGGGCCTGAGCGAAGAAGAAGCGATGACCAGGATGGAGAAGGCGCTCCGCTAGGGCGCGGTTTTTTCGCCGATCCAAGAAAGAAAGCCCGGCCCCCTTGCGGGAAACCGGGCGCATTATCGCGATTCAGAGTTCGATGTGAGTTAACCCTTCAGGCTCTCTATCCTTCCCTTCAGCTCTTCCAGCTTGGCCACCTTCTCGCGCAGCATCTCGTCCTTCTCGCGCTCCTTGGCCACCACTTCCGCCGGGGCCTTGGCCGTGAAATCCTCGTTGGCCAGCTTTCTGCCCACGATCTCGGCCTCTTTCGAGGTCTTGGCCAGCTCCTTGGAGAGCCTGGCCAATTCCGCGTCGAAGTCCACCGCCCCGGCCAGGGGCACGAACACCGCGTTGCCTCCGGCCGCAGCGCTGGCAGAAGCCTTGGGCGCGGTGACGTCCGGGCCTGCCGTGAAGTTCGCAAGTCTTGCCATGAGCACAATGAGAGCCTCGTTGGCACGCAACATGGCCAGATCGGCCCCGTCCGCCGTGCGCACCAGGCAATCGAGCTTCATGCCCGGATTGATGGACAGCTCGGAGCGGATGTTGCGCACGCTGACCACAACCTCCTGCAGGAGTCCCATCTGGGCCACGGCCTCGGGCTTCGCGTGCTGGGCCCTGGCTGCGGGGTAGGGCACCTTGGAGATGTCCTTCTCACTATGACCGGGCAGGTGGTTCCAGATCTCCTGGGTCACGAAGGGCATGATGGGGTGCATGAGCACCAGATATTCCGAGAGCACCGTCCACAGACACTTCTGGGCCAGGGCTTTTGCTTCAGGGTCCGGACCGTTGAAGTCGGCCTTGGCCATCTCCAGGTACCAGTCGCAGAATTCCAGCCACAGGAAGGAATAGAGGCCCTGGGCTGCCTCGTTGAAGTGGTAGTGTTCGATGGCTTTGGTGGTGGACGCCTTCACCTCGTCCAGGCGGTGGAGAATCCAGGCGTGGTGCAGGGCCAGTTCGCCGTCCAGGCTCACGGCTGGAATCTCCTCGGGCAGGTTCATGAGGCTGAAGCGGGCCGCGTTCCAGAGCTTGTTCACGAAGTGGCGGTAACCCTCGATGCGGTCCTCGCTGAGCTTAATGTCTCGCCCCATTGCCGCGAAGGCGGTCAGGGTGAAGCGCAGGGCGTCGGTGCCGAACTTCTCGATCATGACCAACGGATCGATGACGTTGCCCGTGGACTTGGACATCTTCTTGCCCTCGGCGTCGCGCACCAGGGCGTGGATGTACACGTGCTTGAACGGCACCTCCTCCATGAAGTGCAGGCCCATCATCATCATGCGGGCCACCCAGAAGAAGAGGATGTCGAAGGCCGTGACCAGGACAGAGGTGGGATAGAAGGCTTTCAGTTCCGGGGTCTTCTCTGGCCAGCCCAGGGTGGAGAAGGGCCACAGGGCCGAGGAGAACCAGGTGTCCAGAACGTCCGGGTCCTGGGCAAGAGTACCTCCGCAGGGGCAGGCCGTGGGGTCCTCGCGGGAGACCACCAGCTTGCCGCAGGCTTCGCAGGTCCAGGCCGGAATGCGGTGCCCCCACCATATCTGGCGGGAGATGCACCAGTCGCGGATGTTGTCCAGCCAATGGTAGTAGGTGGTGGTCCACTGGTCCGGGATTATCTGGGTCCGGCCCGATTCCACGGCGGCCCGGGCCACGGCGGCCAAAGGCCCGGCCTTGACGAACCATTGAGGGGACACATGGGGCTCGATGACGGTCTTGCAACGGTAGCACTCGCCCACGGAATGGTCATGCTCCTCGACGGCAACCAGGAAGCCCTGTTCCTTGAGATCCTCCACCACCTTCTTGCGGCAGGCCTCGCGCGAGAGCCCCTGGTAGGCGGCGCCCGCTGCGGCGTTCATGTTGCCCTCGCCGTCCATGACCTGGAGCACCTCCAGGCTGTGGCGGCGGCCGAGCTCGAAGTCGTTCATGTCGTGGGCCGGGGTCACCTTGAGAGCGCCGGTGCCGAATTCACGGTCCACATAGGCATCGGCTATCACCGGGATTTGTCGATCAGTTAGCGGCAACTTAACCATTTTTCCGATGAACGCAGTATAGCGTTCGTCTTCGGGATGCACGGCCACTGCCGTGTCGCCAAGCATGGTCTCGGGGCGGGTGGTGGCCACCACCAGTTCGCCAGTGCCGTCAGCCAGGGGATAGCGGATCTGGTACAGGGCTCCCTTTTTCGGGCCGTGCTCCACTTCCAGGTCGGCCAGGGCGGTCTGGCAGCGGGGGCACCAGTTGATAATGTAATCGCCCTTGTAGATAAGGCCTTCTTCGTAGAGGCGTACGAACACCTCGCGCACCGCCTTGGAAAGGCCTTCGTCCATGGTGAAGCGTTCGCGGGTCCAGTCCACGCTGGCGCCCATGCGCCTGATCTGGTTCAGGATGCGCCCGCCGTAGTCCTTGCGCCATTCCCAGACGCGCTCGATGAACTTCTCCCGGCCCAGTTCGTGACGGGAACCGCCCTCCGCGGCCAGGGCGCGCTCCACCACGTTTTGGGTGGCGATACCGGCGTGGTCGGTGCCGGGCACCCACAGGACCTTGCGGCCCTTCTGGCGCATATGGCGGCAGAGGATGTCCTGAATGGTTATGTTCAACGCGTGGCCCATGTGCAGAGCCCCGGTGACGTTGGGCGGCGGGATGACTATGGAGAAGGGTTCACCGTCGGCGTTCGGGTCCGCAGTGCCGGCATCGGAATCCTTCCAGTATGAAAGCCAGCGGGCTTCGACCTCTTCAGGTTCGTAGCCCTTGGCCAGGGTGGTCTCGGACATGCGTTAAGCTCCTGTTGCGATGGCGGGCGCAATACTCCTTTTTGCCGCGCTTGTCATCTTGACTGAAAAAGTAGGAAATTAAAGCCGGCCGAGCCCAATCGTGTGTATTGTCACCCTTGCCTGGATGAGGCACAAGGGCTCATGGTCTACATTCTCTGGGACGAAGCCCACTTGTGGGGCGTGCTGATGCTACGGGCATTGGGCGCCTGGGGTTTCCCCTCCCGGCTGGTCCGGGCGCACGAGCTCGCGGCGGGGCTTCTCGGGCAGTCGCCACCCAAGGCGCTTATCGTGCCTGGCGGATTCGCCAGCCGCAAGGCGGCCTGTTTGGGCCCGGCCGGAATCGAAGCCATCCGGGGATACGTGGCCTCGGGCGGGGCGTACTTGGGCATCTGCGGCGGGGCCGGCCTTGGCCTGACCGTGCCCGTGGGACTGGGACTCTGCCCCTGGACCCGTGAACCTTTCGAACACCGCCTGCAGCACTTCGCCAGCGGCAACGTCCAACTCATACCCAAGAACACGGTCTTCACTCCCAAAGGGCTCGACCGCCCCCTGGCCCCGGTCTGGTGGCCGGCCGCATTCCGGGCGCACGATCCCGGGGTGGAAGTGGTGGCCGCCTATGGTCAGCCAGGCCCGGGTTTCATGATGGCCGACATCCCCTTGTCTTTGGTACCGGGCCAAGCCCTTGAGGATTGGGAGGCACTGTACGGCGTCCGGCTGGCCCCGGCTTTCGTCGAAGGTGACCCGTGCATCGTGGCCGGACATTTCGGGCAGGGGCGTTACGTCTTGTCCCACGCGCATCTGGAAACCCCCGGGTCCTCCGATGCCAATACCTGGCTCGGGCACATCCTGTCCGAAATGATGGGCGAGCCCGCCCCAGAAGGCGCGGCCCCTCACTGGGCCATCAACGAGACGGAGAAACGCTGGAACGACCCGGTTCTCTTGCGAGCCATGGAACTCATGCTCGGCGTGGTGGACCTAGGCATCGCCCACGGGCTCTTGAGCTGGCGTGAACCTTGGCTTCTGGGCTGGCGCCAGGGGCTCCCCGGGGCGCAGCTCTCGGGCATTCTGGCCATGCTGGACCAAGCCATTCACCTGATCCCTTCCCAGGATTCCCGCCAATTTTTCGAACGCCGCAGGGATGATTTTTCCCGTTCCATGGAACTCTTGGCCACGGGGCTCTCCGGCTATCTGCTCGCGGAACGCTTGGCTCTCACCCTGTGCCGCGTGGACCCTGACGCGGTGCCGGAGCGAGGATTGAAGGAAGCGAGAATTACGCTTTTCGGCCCTCCTCCCGGCGCAGGCGGGACAAGCGGTGGGCTTTGCGGAAAGATACTTTCGGTGCTTGAAGAATGCATCTACCTCACCGCCAACAAGGAACAGCACGCATGGCAGCCCTGAAATTGATCCTCGGCATCGTGGTACTCGGCTGGCTCGGATTCGCCGCGTTCCTGTACTTCTCCCAAGCCTCGCTTCTCTACCATCCCAAGACAGCCGACGCCATGGCCGAAACCCAGCTTATGAGCACTCTGCCGGACGCCCAGCCATTTCTGGTCGCCACCAAGGACGGCCAGTCCCTGGCCGGCTGGTACCTGCCCCGCAAGCGGGGGCGCGGTGTTGCCCCTGCCCTTGTCTACTTCGGGGGCAACGCCGAGGAAGTCACGGAGTTCATGAAGCAGGCCAAGGACCTGCCCGATGTCTCCATCGTGGCGGTCAATTACCGTGGGTACGGCCGCTCCACCGGCGTGCCCACCGAGGCGGCGCTCAAGGAGGACGCCTTGGCCGTGTTCGACCAGGCCGTCAATTTGACTGGCGGAAAAGGCTTCGTCATGGGTCGCAGCTTGGGCGCGGGCATGGCCGTGCATGTGGCCGCTTACCGCGAGGTTCAGGGAGCGGTATTGGTCACTCCTTACGACTCGATACTGGCCGTGGCCAAGGGGCACTACCCCTTATTCCCCGTGTCCTGGCTCCTCAAGGAACGTTACGACGCAATGCCCGACGCGGAAAAGGCTCTGGCCCCGGCCGTGTTTCTTGTCGGAACCCAGGACGACATCATACCGGAAGTACGGGCCCGGGCACTGTTCGACAAATGGAAGGGTCCCAAGGACTTTATCCGGGTAACTTCGGCAGGCCACAACGATATCTCCACCTACCCGCGGTATTCCGATGCCATCAAAATCTTCCTGCGGGACAATTCCCGCTGATTTGCTCGAGTTGACGCAGGGTTAACAAACCAGTAGCAGAGGATATTCATTCTATAAGACGTTTGGCCAACCAGCACATAAGGAGGTTTTTAGTGAACGCCTTGACCCTGGTCTTCGCCGCACTTTGCGTCTTCGCCATCGCCTACCGGTTTTACGGACTGTTCTTCGTCCGTAAGGTTCTGGGGGTCAATCCCAACAGAACAACCCCGGCAGTCAAGATGGCCGATGGTCACGACTACGTAAAAACCAACAAATTCGTCCTGTTCGGCCACCACTTCGCTGCCATCGCGGCCGCGGGGCCGCTTTTGGGACCAGTGCTGGCCGCCCAGTTCGGCTACCTGCCCGGAGCCCTGTGGATACTGGTCGGATGCGTACTGGCCGGAGCGGTTCACGATTCGGTGGTGCTCTTCGCCTCTGTCCGGCACAAAGGCCAAAGCCTCGCTTACATCGCCACCCAGGAGATCGGTAAACTGACCGGCTCCGTGGCCTCGGTGGCCGTGCTGTTCATTCTCGTCCTTACCTTGGCCGGTCTGTCCCTGGCCGTGGTCAACGCCATGTTCGAAAGTGCCTGGGGCACCTTCACCGTGTTCGCCACCATCCCCATAGCCCTTCTCATGGGTGTGTATCTCCATGTCTGGCGCGACGGGGACGTGAAGGGAGCCTCCATCATGGGCGTGGCCCTTTTGGTGCTGGCCATCTTCGCAGGCAAATGGATCGCCGACACGCCTGAGCTTGCCAAGCTGTTCCACCTGCCCAAGGGCACCATCGCCATAGCAATACCCATTTACGGGTTCTTCGCCTCGGTGTTGCCGGTGTGGCTGCTCCTGTGCCCGCGCGACTATCTGTCCACGTATTTGAAGATCGGCACCATCGCCATGCTGGCCATCGGCATCTTCTGGGTCCGCCCTGACCTCTTGATGCCCGCCACCACCAAGTTCATTAGCGGCGGCGGCCCCATCATACCGGGTCCGGTGTTCCCGTTCCTGTTCATCACCATCGCCTGCGGCGCCCTGTCGGGATTCCACGCCATCATAGGCTCTGGCACCACACCCAAGATGATCGGCACCGAGGACGACATCCTCTTCGTGGGATACGGCGCCATGCTTACCGAAGGGTTCGTGGCAATAATGGCCTTGATCGCCGCCTGCGTTATGGTTCCCGCCGACTACTTCGCCATCAACGCGGCCCCGGCCGTATTCGAAAAGCTCGGTCTGGCCGTGGTCAACCTGCCCGACCTCTCGACCGCCGTAGGCGAGAAGCTTCAGGGCCGCCCGGGCGGCGCGGTGTCCCTGGCCGTGGGCATGGCCTACATCTTCTCCTCCATCCCCTTCATGAAGGGGCTCATGGCCTATTGGTACCACTTCGCCATCATGTTCGAGGCCGTGTTCATTCTCACGGCCGTGGACACCGGCACCCGCGTGGGCCGTTTCTTCCTGCAGGAGATGATCGGACAAGTAGTTCCCAAATTCGCCGAAAAGCGCTGGTGGCCGGGCATCATCATCACCAGCGCCCTGTTCACCGCTTCCTGGGGCTACTTGGTCTATACCGGAGACATCTCCACCATCTGGCCCCTGTTCGGCATGTCCAACCAACTGCTGGCAGCCGTGGGCCTGCTTATTGGGACCACGCTCATCATCCGCATGAACAAGGCCCGATACGCCTGGATGACCGCCGTGCCGGGGCTGGCCATGGTTTGCGTGACCATGTACGCAGGGTATTTGAATATTTTCAACAACTTCTGGCCAAAGAAGCTCTATTTGCTCACATCGCTGGCCGCCATCGTCATGGTGCTCATGGCCATCGTCATTGTGAGTGCAGTCAGAAGATGGTCACAGCTTTTGTCCGTGAAACAACCCATGAACGACCCCTACGGCGACCAGGTTCTGGAAGTGGTCCCCGAGTAAACCTTGACTTCACCCAGGGCCTGGCCTACTCGCCAGGTCCTGGGAGACTTCAATGAAAACGACCTTCCTTCTCGCCCTGGCAGTGCTTTTGAGCAGCGCAACTCTGTTGGCCCAGACCACTACGACCACGTCCTCTGGATCGACCCAAGCCACCGTCAACAACCTGTCTCCCGCGTCCAATTGCTTTATCTGCGAGTGCAACAACCAGGATTTCAGCTGCCGTACGGCCTGCGCTTCCATCACCGACTTCACCGCCCGCCAGCAGTGCGAGGCAGCCTGCGGCCAACAGCAGTCCAATTGTCTCTACAATGCCCAGGTGCAACAGCGCGCCGTGGATACCCAGCGGCTGGCCACCCAGACCACCATCGGGACCATCACCACCTCGACTTCCACAAAATAGCCTTCGCGAAACAGATTCTCGAAGGCGGTCGATTGTTCCGCCCCGCCTTGCTCGCTCTCCTGCTGTTCGCATCCCTGGGATTTTGCCCTCCCCTTTTCAGCGGACAAAAACGTTGTGAGTGCCTTATGCCAATGAAATGGGGGCGTGG
The sequence above is drawn from the Desulfovibrio sp. genome and encodes:
- the hisI gene encoding phosphoribosyl-AMP cyclohydrolase — encoded protein: MFKPDFEKGGGLIPAIAQDAATGEVLMLAYMNELAWEKTLETGEVHYYSRSRNKLWHKGGTSGHVQKVKSIRLDCDRDAVVVLIEQVGGAACHEGYRSCFFREVGENGQAVECSPKVFDPEKVYGPGA
- a CDS encoding phosphatidate cytidylyltransferase → MAISSHAPRLATAAVGLPVLAVCIWLGGGYIFALTLAVALIGLWEFQGFFPGSGPCIRALGLGLGAAMVWLGYRHGTAAALAVVLAAFWLEELARLFHKQDTSPRWLLAVSLLYIPGSLQFLTLFGPGETALVLASVMATDTGAYYAGHLIGGPKIWPSVSPKKTWAGSVGGLAAAVAVCLVAATFWGKASLVAFMALGVCLSVASQMGDFMESSLKRAAGIKDSGNLLPGHGGILDRIDGVIPAVLVYALARSLVNFL
- a CDS encoding 1-deoxy-D-xylulose-5-phosphate reductoisomerase; translated protein: MIDYISTLPKASDLPSFPRRICVLGSTGSIGDSALAVAADHPGQFEVTALAGARNVDRLAEQAARFRPRYLAVLDEAGAARLKEILPAGYRPEILWGPGAYVTLAALPEVQVVLSAIVGAAGLPPTLAAAQSGKVLALANKESLVLAGHLIRRACRESGAVVLPVDSEHNALFQSLAGHSGDDVDHLILTASGGPFRSWPSVDLPRATAAQALKHPNWSMGAKISIDSATLMNKGLEVIEACWLYGLPQERVKVLVHPQSIVHSLAAYRDGSLLAQMGQPDMRIAIAYCLCYPSRLPLKIAPLDLSALGSLTFQEPRTDDFPCLELARRAVAESPAHCVALNAANEVAVEWFLKDRIGFCDIPRAVAWALDRQQGLDDPDFMTIMEVDSATRRAVAKYLMEGT
- the rseP gene encoding RIP metalloprotease RseP; translated protein: MIDFLGKALSFVVVIGVLIFIHELGHFLVARFFGMGVRTFSLGFGPKLFGFTSGQTEYRVSAVPLGGYVQLVAQDSEDDETTSGFPPHTWFIRRPSWQRMLVVAAGPLFNLALAWVLYASMFYTHGRFETPAAIGQVNENSAAARAGLMAGDAVTAIDGQPIQYFRELQARVEASKGTPLSLSLRRGAETLTLTITPDLVGQKNIFGEDIKKPILGIRSTQESVNIPLGPLQAIREGLAQTWEVTSLTGQVFWKLVMGVVPMSSIGGPIMIAELVGKQSEQGLAHLATLTAMISVNLAILNLLPIPVLDGGHILFFALETVFRRPVSEKIRAATTKVGFAMLMALMVMATANDIIRIVTGGGPK
- the tsaB gene encoding tRNA (adenosine(37)-N6)-threonylcarbamoyltransferase complex dimerization subunit type 1 TsaB yields the protein MILVVNTAEEALQLVLAHDGRILESFEEHCPGRMNEVMAPAVAGMLERHGGGLARVACVRGPGSFTGLRLGLAFATGLCLAKQLPMAGLDYLPLLAATAFAFSETGESGNSDEVHVVTHSRTARVYHQGFVRGGGGLETTCAPLGPPRDFAVQDACDVILSRARSTRVTVLGTGLRRNSEAFTELANVTSLPTENPAPEILLNAALATSYDGPPVDALYLRGSDAEENLAVIAAKRGLSEEEAMTRMEKALR
- a CDS encoding valine--tRNA ligase, which produces MSETTLAKGYEPEEVEARWLSYWKDSDAGTADPNADGEPFSIVIPPPNVTGALHMGHALNITIQDILCRHMRQKGRKVLWVPGTDHAGIATQNVVERALAAEGGSRHELGREKFIERVWEWRKDYGGRILNQIRRMGASVDWTRERFTMDEGLSKAVREVFVRLYEEGLIYKGDYIINWCPRCQTALADLEVEHGPKKGALYQIRYPLADGTGELVVATTRPETMLGDTAVAVHPEDERYTAFIGKMVKLPLTDRQIPVIADAYVDREFGTGALKVTPAHDMNDFELGRRHSLEVLQVMDGEGNMNAAAGAAYQGLSREACRKKVVEDLKEQGFLVAVEEHDHSVGECYRCKTVIEPHVSPQWFVKAGPLAAVARAAVESGRTQIIPDQWTTTYYHWLDNIRDWCISRQIWWGHRIPAWTCEACGKLVVSREDPTACPCGGTLAQDPDVLDTWFSSALWPFSTLGWPEKTPELKAFYPTSVLVTAFDILFFWVARMMMMGLHFMEEVPFKHVYIHALVRDAEGKKMSKSTGNVIDPLVMIEKFGTDALRFTLTAFAAMGRDIKLSEDRIEGYRHFVNKLWNAARFSLMNLPEEIPAVSLDGELALHHAWILHRLDEVKASTTKAIEHYHFNEAAQGLYSFLWLEFCDWYLEMAKADFNGPDPEAKALAQKCLWTVLSEYLVLMHPIMPFVTQEIWNHLPGHSEKDISKVPYPAARAQHAKPEAVAQMGLLQEVVVSVRNIRSELSINPGMKLDCLVRTADGADLAMLRANEALIVLMARLANFTAGPDVTAPKASASAAAGGNAVFVPLAGAVDFDAELARLSKELAKTSKEAEIVGRKLANEDFTAKAPAEVVAKEREKDEMLREKVAKLEELKGRIESLKG
- a CDS encoding biotin--protein ligase, with product MVYILWDEAHLWGVLMLRALGAWGFPSRLVRAHELAAGLLGQSPPKALIVPGGFASRKAACLGPAGIEAIRGYVASGGAYLGICGGAGLGLTVPVGLGLCPWTREPFEHRLQHFASGNVQLIPKNTVFTPKGLDRPLAPVWWPAAFRAHDPGVEVVAAYGQPGPGFMMADIPLSLVPGQALEDWEALYGVRLAPAFVEGDPCIVAGHFGQGRYVLSHAHLETPGSSDANTWLGHILSEMMGEPAPEGAAPHWAINETEKRWNDPVLLRAMELMLGVVDLGIAHGLLSWREPWLLGWRQGLPGAQLSGILAMLDQAIHLIPSQDSRQFFERRRDDFSRSMELLATGLSGYLLAERLALTLCRVDPDAVPERGLKEARITLFGPPPGAGGTSGGLCGKILSVLEECIYLTANKEQHAWQP
- a CDS encoding alpha/beta hydrolase; this encodes MAALKLILGIVVLGWLGFAAFLYFSQASLLYHPKTADAMAETQLMSTLPDAQPFLVATKDGQSLAGWYLPRKRGRGVAPALVYFGGNAEEVTEFMKQAKDLPDVSIVAVNYRGYGRSTGVPTEAALKEDALAVFDQAVNLTGGKGFVMGRSLGAGMAVHVAAYREVQGAVLVTPYDSILAVAKGHYPLFPVSWLLKERYDAMPDAEKALAPAVFLVGTQDDIIPEVRARALFDKWKGPKDFIRVTSAGHNDISTYPRYSDAIKIFLRDNSR
- a CDS encoding carbon starvation protein A, which translates into the protein MNALTLVFAALCVFAIAYRFYGLFFVRKVLGVNPNRTTPAVKMADGHDYVKTNKFVLFGHHFAAIAAAGPLLGPVLAAQFGYLPGALWILVGCVLAGAVHDSVVLFASVRHKGQSLAYIATQEIGKLTGSVASVAVLFILVLTLAGLSLAVVNAMFESAWGTFTVFATIPIALLMGVYLHVWRDGDVKGASIMGVALLVLAIFAGKWIADTPELAKLFHLPKGTIAIAIPIYGFFASVLPVWLLLCPRDYLSTYLKIGTIAMLAIGIFWVRPDLLMPATTKFISGGGPIIPGPVFPFLFITIACGALSGFHAIIGSGTTPKMIGTEDDILFVGYGAMLTEGFVAIMALIAACVMVPADYFAINAAPAVFEKLGLAVVNLPDLSTAVGEKLQGRPGGAVSLAVGMAYIFSSIPFMKGLMAYWYHFAIMFEAVFILTAVDTGTRVGRFFLQEMIGQVVPKFAEKRWWPGIIITSALFTASWGYLVYTGDISTIWPLFGMSNQLLAAVGLLIGTTLIIRMNKARYAWMTAVPGLAMVCVTMYAGYLNIFNNFWPKKLYLLTSLAAIVMVLMAIVIVSAVRRWSQLLSVKQPMNDPYGDQVLEVVPE